In Sinorhizobium mexicanum, one DNA window encodes the following:
- a CDS encoding SDR family oxidoreductase — MATEKVALVTAGGSGMGAEAARRLAADGYKVAILSSSGKGEALAKELGGLGVTGSNQSNEDLKRLVDLAFSTWGRIDVLVNSAGHGPRAPVLEITDEDWHRGMDTYLLNVIRPTRLVMPVMQKQKSGAIINISTAWAFEPSAMFPTSAVFRAGLAAYTKIFADTYAGENIRMNNVLPGWIDSLPATEERRDSVPMKRYGTSAEIAATVAFLASEGAAYITGQNIRVDGGLTRSV, encoded by the coding sequence ATGGCTACAGAAAAGGTCGCGCTGGTTACGGCAGGTGGGAGCGGCATGGGAGCGGAGGCGGCACGCAGGCTCGCGGCCGATGGCTACAAGGTTGCCATCCTTTCTTCCTCGGGGAAGGGCGAAGCGCTGGCAAAGGAGCTCGGCGGGCTGGGGGTCACGGGCTCGAACCAGTCGAATGAGGACCTGAAACGGCTTGTCGACCTCGCTTTTAGCACGTGGGGCCGCATCGACGTGCTGGTCAACAGCGCCGGTCATGGCCCGCGCGCTCCGGTCCTCGAAATCACCGACGAAGACTGGCACCGCGGGATGGACACGTATCTTCTGAACGTAATCCGGCCGACCCGCCTCGTCATGCCGGTGATGCAGAAGCAGAAGTCCGGAGCGATCATCAATATTTCCACCGCATGGGCGTTCGAACCGAGCGCCATGTTCCCGACGTCAGCGGTGTTCCGTGCCGGGCTCGCCGCCTACACCAAGATTTTCGCGGACACCTATGCGGGTGAGAATATCCGGATGAACAACGTTCTGCCCGGCTGGATCGACAGCCTGCCTGCGACCGAGGAGCGTCGCGACAGCGTGCCCATGAAGCGCTACGGAACGAGCGCGGAGATTGCCGCGACCGTTGCGTTCCTTGCCTCCGAGGGCGCGGCCTATATCACCGGACAGAACATCCGCGTCGACGGCGGCCTCACGCGCTCAGTCTAG
- a CDS encoding SDR family NAD(P)-dependent oxidoreductase — protein sequence MKRFDGKVAVVTGGGGGIGSAISRRLADEGALVVVSDGNGEAANIVASEIEAAGGSAVAIAADISQKEACFRLVSEAFALRRRIDVLVNNAGVNRRGNLLSLTDDEWQVSFAVNLDSMFHLCRAALPHMIEAGGGAIVNTASQWGLHPAPNHIAYNTTKAAVAAFTQNLARDYAPQKVRVNAVCPGEIHTPMLEAGVKRSGRTIADLDELVPFGRIGKPEEVAALVAFLASDEAAFMCGSLVEITGAQAVA from the coding sequence ATGAAGAGATTCGACGGCAAGGTTGCAGTTGTGACGGGCGGCGGCGGCGGTATTGGTTCCGCCATATCGCGGCGGCTGGCGGACGAGGGCGCGCTTGTCGTCGTTTCCGACGGAAATGGTGAGGCGGCCAACATAGTGGCGTCCGAAATCGAGGCCGCCGGCGGTTCGGCCGTCGCGATCGCCGCTGACATTTCGCAGAAGGAGGCCTGCTTTCGGCTTGTTTCCGAGGCCTTCGCCCTTCGTCGGCGTATCGACGTCCTCGTCAACAATGCCGGCGTCAATCGACGGGGCAATCTGCTGTCGTTGACCGACGACGAGTGGCAGGTGAGCTTCGCCGTCAACCTCGACTCCATGTTCCACCTCTGCCGTGCCGCGTTGCCGCACATGATCGAGGCGGGCGGCGGCGCGATCGTCAACACCGCATCGCAATGGGGTCTTCATCCCGCTCCGAACCACATTGCCTACAATACGACCAAGGCTGCAGTTGCCGCCTTCACGCAGAATCTTGCGCGCGACTACGCCCCCCAGAAAGTCCGCGTGAATGCTGTCTGCCCCGGCGAGATCCATACGCCCATGCTGGAGGCGGGCGTGAAGCGCTCGGGTCGCACGATCGCGGATCTCGACGAGCTGGTGCCATTTGGGCGCATCGGAAAACCCGAGGAAGTGGCCGCCCTCGTCGCGTTCCTCGCCTCGGATGAGGCCGCCTTCATGTGCGGCAGCCTGGTCGAGATTACCGGTGCTCAGGCGGTGGCGTAA
- a CDS encoding SDR family NAD(P)-dependent oxidoreductase produces MPMKPLAGQNVLVTGASGGIGAAIVTGLAEAGARPIIHFGRDRTGAEALLARISGEGFLVQADLSEPGGAFQLWRQAETLAGRIHAVVNNAGIRTEVTIDADPQAWVDAWKKEFQVNFFAAADLCKEAIRHFKAHGGGRVINMASRAGQRGYAADALPYGATKAALINLTKSIARSFAGDGVVAIAIAPGWVQTDMADNFVEKFGKQAAVADIPLGEMAQPSEIAELVAFALRPSQRSLNGATLDVNGGSYIR; encoded by the coding sequence ATGCCGATGAAACCTCTCGCTGGGCAGAATGTACTGGTCACCGGTGCGTCGGGCGGTATTGGTGCGGCCATCGTGACGGGTCTCGCGGAGGCCGGCGCACGTCCCATCATCCACTTCGGCCGGGACAGGACCGGCGCCGAAGCCCTGCTTGCTCGGATCTCCGGCGAAGGATTCCTGGTACAGGCGGACCTTTCTGAGCCAGGCGGTGCATTCCAGCTCTGGCGGCAGGCCGAGACGCTGGCGGGGCGGATCCACGCGGTGGTCAATAACGCCGGCATCCGCACAGAGGTCACGATCGATGCGGATCCGCAAGCCTGGGTCGATGCGTGGAAGAAGGAGTTCCAGGTGAATTTCTTTGCGGCGGCCGACCTTTGCAAGGAGGCGATTAGGCATTTCAAGGCGCACGGCGGCGGCCGCGTCATCAACATGGCGAGCCGCGCCGGGCAGCGTGGTTACGCCGCCGATGCCTTGCCCTACGGAGCAACCAAGGCGGCGCTCATCAATCTTACGAAGTCCATCGCGCGCAGCTTCGCCGGCGACGGCGTCGTGGCGATCGCGATTGCCCCAGGCTGGGTTCAGACGGACATGGCAGACAACTTCGTTGAGAAATTCGGCAAGCAGGCCGCCGTCGCCGACATTCCGCTCGGCGAGATGGCCCAACCTTCGGAAATCGCCGAACTCGTCGCCTTCGCATTGCGTCCGTCGCAGCGCTCGCTGAACGGCGCGACGCTCGACGTGAATGGCGGCAGCTACATTCGATAA
- a CDS encoding proline racemase family protein → MNWDRSLDLLLVHCQGEIGKVIVGGAPEISGATMLDKMNYINTVDDSLRRFVTFEPRASVAMSVNLVVAPTRPGADAGFIVLQADRAHPMSGSNCICVVTALLEGGRVAMREPETIVRLDTPAGLIVARAICREGRCLSVSLDNVPSFAEALDRVIETPRWGRIKADIAFGGVYYAIVDVDQIGVEIAPANARYLAEAGIELKSLLADQVAVRHPQLTGVDEIAYVMFRGSEPDGAVRTCTTLKPGRVDRSPCGTGSSANLATLFARNQVSAGDRRVSRSIIGGEFIAEAIGETEVCGRPALLPRITGRGWIYGREQLRLSNDDPFRNGFALSDSWGPRVDQLG, encoded by the coding sequence ATGAACTGGGACCGTTCGCTTGACCTGCTATTGGTCCATTGCCAGGGCGAGATCGGCAAGGTGATTGTCGGCGGCGCGCCGGAAATCTCCGGCGCGACCATGCTCGACAAGATGAACTACATCAACACCGTCGACGACAGTCTCCGCCGCTTCGTCACCTTCGAGCCGCGCGCGAGCGTCGCCATGTCGGTCAACCTCGTCGTCGCGCCGACAAGGCCCGGCGCCGATGCCGGCTTCATCGTGCTGCAGGCGGACCGTGCCCATCCGATGTCCGGAAGCAATTGCATCTGTGTCGTCACCGCGCTGCTTGAGGGTGGCAGGGTTGCTATGCGGGAGCCGGAAACGATCGTCCGGCTCGACACGCCCGCGGGGCTGATCGTCGCGCGGGCCATCTGCCGGGAGGGGCGTTGCCTTTCCGTCAGTCTGGACAATGTGCCGAGTTTCGCCGAGGCGCTGGACCGCGTGATCGAGACGCCGCGCTGGGGCCGCATCAAGGCTGATATCGCCTTCGGCGGCGTCTATTACGCAATCGTCGACGTCGATCAGATCGGCGTCGAAATCGCGCCCGCCAATGCACGCTATCTGGCCGAAGCGGGGATCGAGCTGAAGTCGCTTCTGGCGGACCAGGTCGCCGTCAGACATCCGCAGCTGACCGGTGTCGACGAGATTGCCTATGTGATGTTCCGGGGCAGCGAGCCGGATGGCGCCGTGCGCACCTGCACGACGCTGAAGCCGGGCCGGGTCGACCGGTCGCCGTGTGGAACCGGAAGCTCGGCGAACCTCGCGACGCTGTTTGCGCGCAACCAGGTCTCAGCCGGAGACCGGCGGGTGTCGCGCTCGATCATTGGCGGCGAGTTCATAGCGGAAGCCATAGGTGAGACCGAGGTTTGCGGCAGGCCCGCCCTGTTGCCACGGATTACCGGGCGCGGCTGGATCTATGGCCGCGAACAGCTTCGGCTTTCGAATGACGATCCATTCAGGAATGGCTTTGCGCTCTCCGACAGTTGGGGGCCGCGGGTCGATCAGCTGGGATGA
- a CDS encoding aldehyde dehydrogenase family protein, with protein MRSKLYIDGKWMAAANGRTFDVVNPATEEVIHKVAAATAKDVDVAVKAARRAFDKDGWPKLSGAQRAKYLRAIADGIRARQAEIARLEVIDNGKPFAEADWDIADAAGCFDFYAGLADELDNNPEEPITLPDARFTSKAVKEPIGVAGAIIPWNYPLLMAAWKVAPALAAGCTVVLKPAEVTSLTALELAAIADEAGLPPGVLNVVTGAGSVAGQAIIDHRQVDKLAFTGSGAVGSKIMAAAARDIKRVSLELGGKSPFVVFDDADIDEAVEWIMFGIFWNQGQVCSATSRVLVHEGIYDRLLARLVEETKKIRIGNGLEEGVLLGPLVSGRHYEQVLAAIEAAKAAGATVACGGNRPEGFDKGYYLEPTILTDVALDSDAWREEIFGPVVCIRPFSTEEEAIALANDSRFGLAAAVMSKDDVRAERIAAGFRAGIVWINCSQPTFTEAPWGGYKESGIGRELGRWGLENYLETKQITRFATGEKWRWYIK; from the coding sequence ATGCGCAGCAAACTCTACATCGACGGAAAATGGATGGCGGCCGCAAACGGCAGGACGTTCGACGTCGTCAATCCGGCGACAGAAGAAGTGATCCACAAGGTCGCCGCGGCAACGGCGAAGGACGTCGATGTTGCCGTGAAGGCGGCACGCCGCGCCTTCGACAAGGATGGCTGGCCGAAGCTGTCCGGTGCACAAAGAGCCAAATACCTGCGCGCCATCGCCGACGGTATCCGCGCCCGTCAGGCGGAAATCGCCCGTCTCGAAGTGATCGATAACGGCAAGCCGTTTGCGGAGGCGGACTGGGATATCGCCGATGCGGCCGGTTGCTTCGACTTCTATGCGGGGCTCGCCGATGAGCTCGACAACAATCCGGAAGAGCCGATCACGTTGCCTGATGCCCGGTTCACGTCGAAGGCGGTCAAGGAGCCGATCGGCGTCGCCGGTGCGATCATCCCGTGGAACTACCCGCTTCTCATGGCGGCCTGGAAGGTTGCGCCTGCGCTTGCCGCCGGCTGCACGGTCGTGCTGAAGCCGGCGGAAGTCACCTCGTTGACGGCGCTCGAACTCGCAGCGATCGCCGACGAGGCAGGCCTGCCGCCCGGCGTCCTCAACGTCGTCACCGGGGCCGGCTCGGTCGCCGGGCAGGCGATCATCGACCACAGGCAAGTCGACAAGCTCGCCTTCACCGGCTCCGGTGCGGTCGGCTCGAAGATCATGGCGGCGGCGGCCCGCGACATCAAGCGTGTCAGCCTCGAACTCGGCGGCAAGTCGCCCTTCGTCGTATTCGACGACGCAGACATCGATGAGGCGGTCGAATGGATCATGTTCGGTATCTTCTGGAACCAGGGTCAGGTCTGCTCCGCGACGTCGCGGGTCCTCGTCCACGAAGGGATCTATGACCGCCTGCTGGCACGGCTCGTCGAGGAAACGAAGAAGATCAGGATCGGCAACGGTCTTGAAGAGGGCGTGCTTCTCGGGCCACTCGTCTCGGGACGCCACTACGAACAAGTTCTCGCGGCGATCGAGGCGGCAAAAGCTGCCGGTGCGACGGTCGCCTGCGGCGGCAACCGTCCGGAGGGTTTCGACAAGGGCTATTATCTTGAGCCGACGATCCTGACCGACGTGGCCTTGGACAGCGACGCCTGGCGCGAGGAGATCTTTGGACCCGTCGTCTGCATCCGGCCCTTCTCGACGGAAGAAGAGGCAATCGCGCTTGCGAACGACTCCCGCTTCGGGCTCGCCGCGGCGGTGATGTCGAAGGACGATGTCCGCGCCGAGCGGATTGCCGCCGGCTTCCGCGCCGGCATCGTCTGGATCAACTGCTCGCAGCCGACCTTCACCGAGGCGCCCTGGGGCGGCTACAAGGAGTCGGGCATCGGCCGCGAACTCGGCCGCTGGGGCCTCGAGAACTATCTTGAGACCAAGCAGATCACCCGCTTTGCCACCGGCGAGAAATGGCGATGGTACATCAAATGA
- a CDS encoding NAD(P)/FAD-dependent oxidoreductase yields MTSNNEGPVVVVGAGIIGTTIAHELRRRGKDVVLIERDFDGKGASYGNMASIAVTEFMPASRPSVWAQMPKWLIDPEGPVRVRPFYVPKLAPWFLRFLEASRPSRVKELEAAGAVLCRRVYEDLTPLLQTTGLSDMLTEEGCLSLYADEAEFRADREHIEVLERFGLRHEVLDGNAIRDLEPALTSKIAKAILFPDNRSIRDPHRLLLKLREAFRALGGRIEQDEVVGFDHGDGVKAVRLKDSRSIAASQIVLCAGAYTGRLARLLGEPIPLETERGYHTQIMAPGISMRHSIIWPARAFMVTPTAGGIRVGGTVEMAGLDAAPDYRRAKVLVKRAQEALPGLRAEKTTEWMGHRPALPDTVPIIGASAKHRGLFYATGHGHLGLTYAATTGRLIADLVTGVQPPIDLKPYRVDRF; encoded by the coding sequence ATGACGAGCAATAACGAGGGTCCTGTCGTCGTCGTAGGTGCCGGTATCATCGGCACGACGATCGCCCATGAACTTCGACGCCGCGGAAAAGACGTCGTTCTCATCGAGCGAGATTTCGATGGCAAGGGCGCCTCCTACGGCAACATGGCATCGATCGCGGTCACCGAGTTCATGCCCGCCTCCCGCCCTTCGGTCTGGGCGCAGATGCCGAAATGGCTGATCGATCCGGAGGGGCCGGTGCGGGTCCGTCCCTTCTATGTGCCGAAGCTCGCCCCGTGGTTTCTCCGGTTTCTGGAAGCGAGCCGTCCGTCGCGGGTGAAGGAACTGGAGGCTGCAGGCGCAGTACTTTGTCGTCGTGTCTACGAAGACCTGACGCCTCTGCTGCAGACGACCGGCCTATCCGACATGCTGACCGAGGAAGGGTGCCTGAGCCTCTATGCGGATGAGGCCGAGTTCAGGGCGGACAGGGAGCATATCGAGGTGCTCGAACGTTTCGGCTTGCGCCATGAAGTCCTCGACGGCAACGCCATCCGCGACCTCGAACCGGCGCTGACGTCGAAGATCGCGAAGGCGATCCTCTTTCCCGATAACCGTTCGATCCGCGACCCGCATCGGCTTCTCCTGAAACTGAGGGAGGCGTTCCGGGCGCTCGGCGGCAGGATCGAGCAAGACGAGGTCGTCGGCTTCGATCACGGTGATGGCGTCAAGGCCGTTCGCCTGAAGGATAGTCGCTCGATCGCCGCGTCTCAAATCGTGCTTTGCGCCGGCGCCTATACCGGCAGGCTGGCGCGGCTTCTCGGCGAACCGATCCCGCTCGAGACCGAGCGCGGCTATCACACCCAGATCATGGCGCCCGGCATTTCGATGCGTCACTCGATCATCTGGCCGGCGCGCGCCTTCATGGTCACGCCGACCGCCGGCGGCATCCGAGTCGGCGGCACGGTGGAAATGGCCGGGCTCGACGCCGCGCCGGACTACCGGCGGGCGAAGGTGCTGGTCAAGCGGGCGCAGGAGGCCCTGCCGGGTCTCCGGGCGGAGAAAACCACGGAGTGGATGGGCCATCGCCCGGCACTTCCCGATACGGTGCCGATCATCGGCGCTTCCGCGAAACATCGCGGCCTCTTCTACGCGACCGGCCACGGGCATCTGGGCCTCACCTATGCGGCGACGACCGGGAGGCTCATCGCCGATCTTGTGACGGGCGTCCAACCCCCGATCGATCTCAAACCATACCGCGTCGACCGATTCTGA
- a CDS encoding proline racemase family protein, which translates to MRFSKVLSVVDCHAEGESGKVIVGGVGQVPGETMFDKRVHLETHMDAIRKMVLFEPRGAVWHNANIVLPSNHREADMGYVILETTEYPAMSGSNTMCVATALLETGILPMHEPVTELTLESPAGLIKVRCECADGKVTSVRLVNQPAFCYHLDAKIEVPGLGAVRIDVVYGGMTYTMVNAADLGFSIDPSEARELCEIGQKLKFAAAEQLAVEHPENPAISGITNTQFMGPLRREDGQLISKNCVVVSPGRCDRSPCGTGSSARLALLHAKGLIQPGETLIHESITGSRFTCTIDGLTTVGRYDAVIPAIAGQAWITGLCQMGMDPTDPYPQGFTVADTWMTTV; encoded by the coding sequence ATGCGCTTCAGCAAAGTCCTTTCTGTCGTTGACTGCCATGCCGAAGGCGAAAGCGGCAAGGTCATCGTCGGCGGCGTCGGTCAGGTTCCCGGCGAGACCATGTTCGACAAGCGGGTTCATCTCGAAACACACATGGACGCCATCCGCAAGATGGTGCTGTTCGAGCCGCGCGGGGCTGTCTGGCACAATGCCAATATCGTGCTCCCGTCCAACCACCGCGAAGCCGACATGGGCTATGTGATCCTGGAGACCACCGAATACCCGGCGATGTCGGGTTCGAACACGATGTGCGTAGCGACGGCGCTGCTCGAGACCGGGATCCTGCCGATGCACGAGCCGGTCACCGAGTTGACGCTCGAGTCTCCCGCAGGCCTGATCAAGGTGCGTTGCGAATGCGCCGATGGCAAGGTGACGAGCGTCCGGCTCGTGAACCAGCCGGCCTTCTGCTACCACCTCGACGCCAAGATCGAGGTTCCCGGTTTGGGCGCCGTCCGGATCGACGTCGTCTATGGCGGGATGACCTACACGATGGTCAACGCCGCCGATCTCGGCTTCTCGATCGACCCCTCGGAAGCCCGCGAGCTCTGCGAAATCGGGCAGAAGCTCAAATTCGCGGCCGCCGAGCAGTTGGCTGTCGAGCATCCGGAGAACCCGGCCATATCGGGCATCACCAACACACAGTTCATGGGGCCGCTTCGGCGGGAGGATGGCCAGCTCATCTCGAAGAACTGCGTCGTCGTCTCGCCGGGGCGTTGCGATCGCTCGCCCTGTGGCACCGGCTCGTCGGCGAGGCTGGCGCTCCTTCACGCCAAGGGGCTGATCCAGCCCGGCGAAACACTCATCCATGAATCGATCACCGGCAGCCGCTTCACCTGCACGATCGACGGCCTGACGACTGTCGGGAGGTACGACGCCGTCATACCGGCGATCGCCGGCCAGGCCTGGATCACCGGGCTCTGCCAGATGGGCATGGACCCGACCGATCCGTATCCCCAGGGCTTCACGGTGGCCGACACCTGGATGACCACAGTATGA
- a CDS encoding dihydrodipicolinate synthase family protein, whose protein sequence is MKLSGVMPALITPFDANNRIDFKAFEKLLAHLRDAGVTGWVPNGSTGEYFSQSTEERRDVLQFVKDFAKPGEILIAGTNAPATREVIEQTAIAKEIGYDTVLLAPPFYTRPTQAELIRHYETVLDAVDVNLVLYSYPAKDGSDIGFELMDHFADNPRVIGIKESSGVLQRAIDIASRYDGRIQLVSGSDDIALDFMFWGAESWICGPANCMAKACCDLDRTFKSGDLDKARAQMKTLYRAMNILESGKFVQKIKYGCELQGLPMGECRAPLGPLTDDEKAEFRTAMEPILNW, encoded by the coding sequence ATGAAACTCTCTGGCGTCATGCCCGCCCTCATCACCCCGTTCGACGCGAACAACAGGATAGACTTCAAGGCTTTCGAAAAGCTTCTGGCACATCTGCGTGATGCCGGCGTTACCGGCTGGGTTCCGAACGGATCGACCGGCGAGTATTTCAGCCAGTCCACGGAAGAGCGCCGCGACGTGCTGCAATTCGTCAAGGACTTTGCCAAACCGGGCGAAATTCTGATCGCCGGCACCAATGCGCCCGCCACCCGCGAGGTTATCGAGCAGACGGCGATCGCCAAGGAGATCGGCTACGACACTGTGCTGCTCGCGCCACCGTTCTACACTCGCCCCACGCAAGCAGAACTGATCCGGCATTATGAAACCGTGCTCGATGCCGTGGACGTGAACTTGGTCCTCTATTCCTATCCGGCCAAGGATGGCTCGGACATCGGTTTCGAGCTGATGGACCACTTCGCCGACAATCCGCGCGTGATCGGCATCAAGGAAAGCTCGGGGGTCTTGCAGCGCGCAATCGACATCGCCAGCCGCTACGACGGCCGCATTCAACTGGTTTCCGGCTCGGATGATATCGCACTCGACTTCATGTTCTGGGGCGCAGAGAGCTGGATCTGCGGGCCGGCGAACTGCATGGCCAAGGCGTGCTGCGATCTCGACCGAACATTCAAATCCGGTGATCTCGACAAGGCGCGTGCCCAGATGAAAACGCTCTACCGCGCGATGAACATCCTCGAAAGCGGCAAGTTCGTGCAGAAGATCAAGTATGGCTGCGAGCTTCAGGGCCTGCCCATGGGTGAGTGCCGCGCGCCGCTCGGACCGCTGACTGACGATGAAAAGGCCGAATTCCGCACGGCTATGGAGCCGATCCTGAACTGGTAA
- a CDS encoding amino acid ABC transporter permease yields the protein MALDFSIVLRFQEALALGLWMTIKLTLICVVLGCSLGFFIGLARTSRSAILRAVSSIYVEFFRGTPVLVQLFWIFFCLPLILGVELSNLTSGVIALTLYMGAITSETFRASLKSIGPEQLDACVALGLSRRVQVTSVILPQAVLRAVPTLLSNCVSLFKESALVSAVGMADLMFVGQNISNNTARPIEVLTVVALIYFVIAFPLTRAVTLVERRVLAKLAI from the coding sequence ATGGCTCTCGACTTCTCCATTGTCCTTCGTTTCCAGGAAGCGCTCGCGCTCGGTCTCTGGATGACGATCAAGCTGACGCTGATCTGTGTCGTTCTCGGCTGCAGCCTCGGTTTTTTCATCGGCCTTGCCCGCACATCGCGCAGCGCCATCCTGCGCGCGGTCTCCAGTATCTATGTCGAGTTCTTCCGCGGCACGCCGGTGCTCGTCCAGCTCTTCTGGATCTTCTTCTGCCTGCCGCTGATCCTCGGCGTCGAACTCTCCAATCTCACCTCCGGTGTGATCGCACTGACGCTCTACATGGGCGCGATCACCAGCGAGACCTTTCGGGCCTCGCTGAAATCAATCGGGCCGGAGCAACTCGACGCCTGCGTCGCGCTCGGTCTTTCGCGCCGCGTCCAGGTGACGAGCGTCATCCTGCCCCAGGCGGTGCTCCGCGCCGTTCCGACGCTGCTGTCGAACTGCGTCAGCCTGTTCAAGGAAAGCGCGCTCGTCTCCGCCGTCGGCATGGCCGACCTAATGTTCGTCGGCCAGAACATTTCCAACAATACGGCGCGGCCTATCGAGGTGCTGACCGTCGTCGCTCTCATCTACTTCGTGATCGCGTTTCCGCTGACCCGTGCCGTCACGCTCGTCGAGCGGCGCGTGCTCGCCAAACTCGCGATCTGA
- a CDS encoding amino acid ABC transporter permease: protein MGYSFDFQSIAFGPLWDGLIVTLELTVAANLIGVVLGFPLALLIMSRFAPIRLPAMLFVEFFRCTPAIVQIVWFFYCVPMLFNVFLGSMTMGILALGLNLMAFNAEAYRAAIQAVPREQLDAGIALGLNPLQRTLYIVLPTAVRASIPVLLTNGIGIFQQTALVAIVAVQDLMYQAKTLATETYRPIETFTIVALVYFAVSFPVSQIVGYLERRRQLMMS, encoded by the coding sequence ATGGGTTACTCCTTCGATTTCCAGTCCATCGCCTTCGGACCGCTCTGGGATGGACTGATCGTCACCCTTGAGCTGACGGTCGCCGCCAATCTAATCGGCGTGGTGCTCGGCTTTCCGCTGGCGCTCCTTATCATGAGCCGTTTCGCCCCGATCCGGCTGCCGGCGATGCTCTTCGTCGAATTCTTCCGCTGCACGCCGGCGATCGTGCAGATCGTCTGGTTCTTCTACTGCGTGCCGATGCTGTTCAACGTCTTTCTCGGCTCGATGACGATGGGCATCCTGGCGCTCGGCCTCAACCTGATGGCGTTCAACGCCGAGGCCTATCGTGCAGCGATCCAGGCCGTTCCGCGCGAACAGCTCGACGCCGGTATCGCGCTCGGTCTCAATCCGCTGCAGCGCACCCTTTATATCGTCCTGCCGACCGCGGTTCGGGCGTCGATACCGGTCCTGCTCACCAATGGCATCGGCATCTTCCAGCAAACCGCCCTGGTCGCCATCGTCGCCGTGCAGGACCTCATGTACCAGGCGAAGACGCTTGCGACCGAGACCTATCGGCCGATCGAGACCTTCACCATCGTCGCGCTCGTCTACTTCGCCGTCTCGTTCCCTGTCTCGCAGATCGTCGGCTACCTCGAACGTCGCCGCCAACTGATGATGAGCTGA
- a CDS encoding amino acid ABC transporter ATP-binding protein, whose protein sequence is MTMSFSAPLVKIQSLHKSYGPHIQVLKGLDIEMKPGERVVVIGPSGGGKSTLLRVMMGLEKIDSGSISFGGKPYISSAGTDRKTVIDTEVRRSIGMVFQHYTLFPHLNVVQNLILAPCKVRGENKASATKRAQALLERFGLGAKAGAYPAQLSGGQKQRVAIARALMLDPKLMLFDEVTSALDPELVAEVEQVILQLAAQDMPMMIVTHDMWFAKNIASRVIFCAGGVVVEDGPPEQVLGSPKEERTKEFIDRVFHIRH, encoded by the coding sequence ATGACCATGTCCTTCAGTGCCCCCCTTGTCAAAATCCAGTCCCTTCACAAGAGCTATGGACCGCATATCCAGGTTCTCAAGGGTCTCGACATCGAAATGAAGCCCGGTGAAAGGGTCGTCGTCATCGGCCCGAGCGGCGGCGGCAAAAGCACGCTGCTGCGGGTCATGATGGGACTCGAGAAAATCGACAGCGGCTCGATCAGCTTCGGCGGCAAGCCCTATATCTCGTCCGCGGGAACCGACAGGAAAACGGTGATCGACACCGAGGTACGGCGCTCGATCGGCATGGTGTTTCAGCACTACACGCTATTTCCGCATCTCAACGTCGTCCAGAACCTGATCCTCGCACCGTGCAAGGTCAGGGGTGAAAACAAGGCGAGTGCCACCAAACGTGCCCAGGCGCTGCTCGAGCGTTTCGGTCTTGGTGCGAAAGCGGGCGCTTACCCGGCGCAGCTTTCCGGCGGGCAGAAACAGCGCGTGGCGATCGCCCGCGCACTGATGCTCGATCCGAAGCTGATGCTGTTCGACGAGGTGACCTCGGCTCTCGATCCCGAGCTCGTGGCCGAAGTCGAGCAGGTCATCCTGCAGCTTGCCGCGCAGGACATGCCGATGATGATTGTCACCCACGACATGTGGTTTGCGAAGAACATCGCCTCACGCGTCATCTTCTGCGCCGGCGGTGTCGTCGTCGAAGACGGCCCACCGGAGCAGGTTCTCGGCTCGCCCAAGGAAGAGCGGACGAAAGAATTCATCGATCGCGTCTTCCATATCCGGCACTAG